The following are encoded together in the Actinobacillus lignieresii genome:
- the aceE gene encoding pyruvate dehydrogenase (acetyl-transferring), homodimeric type, translating to MSEIERDVDPFETKEWLESLDSLIRVEGVERAQYIIDQLLDQARTEGVPVQSGVTTAYVNTIPVSAQPAYPGDHKIERRIRSAVRWNAIAMVLRSQKKDLDLGGHISTFQSAATMYEVCYNHFFKAATEKNGGDLVFFQGHAAPGMYARAYVEGRLTEEQLDNFRQEAFTDGLSSYPHPKLMPEFWQFSTVSMGLGPVNAIYQARFLKYLENRGLKDTADQKVYAFLGDGEMDEIESKGALTFAAREKLDNLIFTVSCNLQRLDGPVNGNGKIIQELEGLFTGAGWEVIKVLWGGNWDKLFAKDTSGKLAQLMMEVVDGDYLTFKSKDGAYIREHFFGRYPETAALVADMTDDEIWDLRRGAHDSEKLYAAYAKAQKSDKPVVILAHQVKGYKIPEAESKNTAHQSKKMSLESLKGFRDYFELPLTDEQVESLEYIKFAEGSEEYNYIHGHRKALNGYVPARRAKFDVEYKVPALDEFKALLAEQPRGISTTMAFTRALNILLKDKNIGKTIVPMIVDEARTFGMEGLFRQVGIYNPHGQNYTPSDRDLVAYYREAKDGQVLQEGINELGGAASWVAAATSYSVSNQPMIPFFIYYSMFGFQRVGDMMWLAGDQLARGFMVGGTSGRTTLNGEGLQHEDGHSHIQAGIIPNCVTYDPSFAFEVAVIMQDGINRMYGEKQENVFYYMTTLNEVMDQPAMPEGAEEGIRKGLYKFETVKGKGKGHVQLLGSGSIMRHVREAAQILANDYGVTSDVFSAPSFNELAREGNDAVRWNLLHPTAEQRIPYVAQVLADLPTVASTDYVKQYADQIRAFVPSKHYHVLGTDGFGRSDSRANLREHFEVDARYVVVAALSQLAKEGTVETKVVADAIAKFGLNVDRINPLYA from the coding sequence ATGTCAGAGATCGAAAGAGACGTAGATCCATTCGAAACCAAAGAATGGTTAGAGTCATTAGATTCTTTAATCCGTGTAGAAGGTGTTGAGCGCGCTCAATATATTATTGACCAATTATTAGATCAAGCTCGTACGGAAGGCGTACCTGTTCAATCAGGCGTTACAACTGCATATGTGAATACTATCCCTGTAAGCGCACAACCTGCATATCCCGGCGATCATAAAATTGAACGTCGTATCCGTTCTGCAGTACGTTGGAATGCTATTGCAATGGTTTTACGTAGCCAGAAGAAAGATCTCGACTTAGGTGGTCATATTTCTACTTTCCAATCAGCGGCAACGATGTATGAAGTGTGCTATAACCACTTCTTCAAAGCGGCGACTGAAAAAAACGGCGGCGACTTAGTATTTTTCCAAGGTCACGCCGCGCCGGGTATGTATGCTCGTGCTTATGTTGAAGGTCGTTTAACGGAAGAGCAATTAGATAACTTCCGTCAAGAAGCGTTTACCGACGGTTTATCTTCATATCCTCACCCGAAATTAATGCCCGAATTTTGGCAATTCTCAACCGTATCAATGGGTTTAGGTCCCGTTAATGCGATTTACCAAGCGCGTTTCTTAAAATATCTTGAAAACCGCGGTTTAAAAGATACCGCTGATCAAAAAGTATATGCGTTCTTAGGCGACGGCGAGATGGATGAAATCGAGTCTAAAGGTGCATTAACTTTCGCAGCGCGTGAAAAATTAGATAACTTAATTTTCACAGTAAGCTGTAACTTACAACGTTTAGACGGTCCGGTAAACGGTAACGGTAAAATCATTCAAGAATTAGAAGGTTTATTTACCGGTGCGGGCTGGGAAGTAATTAAAGTATTATGGGGCGGTAACTGGGATAAATTATTCGCAAAAGATACCTCTGGTAAATTAGCGCAATTAATGATGGAAGTGGTTGATGGCGACTACTTAACCTTCAAATCGAAAGATGGTGCTTATATCCGTGAACACTTCTTCGGTCGTTACCCTGAAACAGCCGCATTAGTTGCGGATATGACCGATGATGAGATTTGGGATCTTCGCCGTGGTGCGCACGACAGTGAAAAACTTTATGCCGCATATGCGAAAGCACAAAAATCAGACAAACCAGTTGTGATTTTAGCGCACCAAGTTAAAGGTTATAAAATTCCTGAAGCGGAAAGTAAAAATACCGCTCACCAATCGAAAAAAATGTCATTAGAAAGCTTAAAAGGCTTCCGTGACTACTTCGAATTACCATTGACGGATGAACAAGTAGAAAGCTTAGAGTACATCAAGTTTGCCGAAGGTTCTGAAGAATACAACTACATTCACGGTCACCGTAAAGCATTAAACGGTTATGTGCCGGCTCGTCGTGCCAAATTCGACGTAGAGTATAAAGTCCCTGCATTAGATGAATTTAAAGCATTACTTGCAGAACAACCACGTGGTATTTCAACCACAATGGCGTTTACACGTGCATTAAATATCTTATTAAAAGATAAAAATATCGGTAAAACTATCGTTCCGATGATCGTGGACGAAGCGCGTACATTCGGTATGGAAGGTTTATTCCGTCAAGTGGGTATTTACAACCCGCACGGTCAAAACTATACCCCTTCAGACCGTGATTTAGTGGCTTACTACCGTGAAGCGAAAGACGGTCAAGTATTACAAGAAGGTATCAACGAATTAGGTGGTGCGGCATCTTGGGTGGCTGCGGCGACTTCTTACTCCGTAAGTAACCAACCGATGATCCCGTTCTTCATCTATTACTCAATGTTCGGTTTCCAACGTGTGGGCGATATGATGTGGTTGGCAGGTGACCAATTAGCGCGCGGTTTCATGGTCGGCGGTACTTCAGGTCGTACAACCTTAAACGGTGAAGGCTTACAACACGAAGACGGTCACAGCCATATCCAAGCGGGTATTATTCCTAACTGTGTAACTTATGACCCATCATTTGCGTTTGAAGTAGCGGTAATTATGCAAGACGGTATTAACCGTATGTATGGTGAAAAACAAGAAAATGTTTTCTACTATATGACAACATTAAACGAAGTAATGGATCAGCCTGCAATGCCTGAAGGTGCAGAAGAGGGTATCCGTAAAGGTTTATATAAATTTGAAACGGTTAAAGGTAAAGGTAAAGGTCACGTTCAGTTATTAGGCTCAGGTTCTATTATGCGTCACGTTCGTGAAGCAGCACAGATCCTTGCGAATGACTACGGCGTAACTTCAGATGTATTCTCAGCTCCGTCATTTAACGAGCTAGCTCGTGAAGGTAACGATGCAGTACGTTGGAACTTATTACACCCGACAGCAGAACAACGCATTCCTTATGTAGCGCAAGTATTAGCGGACTTACCGACAGTCGCTTCAACCGACTATGTAAAACAATATGCGGATCAAATTCGTGCATTCGTACCAAGCAAACACTATCACGTGTTAGGTACGGACGGTTTCGGTCGTTCGGACAGCCGTGCGAACTTACGTGAGCATTTCGAAGTAGATGCGCGTTATGTTGTTGTTGCAGCATTATCACAATTAGCGAAAGAAGGCACGGTAGAAACGAAAGTTGTTGCTGATGCAATCGCTAAATTCGGCTTAAACGTAGATCGTATTAACCCGTTATACGCATAA